Proteins encoded within one genomic window of Halobacteroides halobius DSM 5150:
- a CDS encoding YhcH/YjgK/YiaL family protein: MIIDNLANSSCYYGLGGRLKEAFQFLEENDFSEMEEGKYEIDGDNIFAIVDSYETKSQEEGVWEGHREYIDIQYLVEGTELMGYSNLERMELDEYDEDNDFLTFAGNGDFIAVEPGNFVVFMPQDIHMPGICLADGQEAKKVIVKVKVD, from the coding sequence ATGATTATTGATAATCTTGCTAATTCGTCTTGTTATTATGGATTGGGGGGAAGATTAAAAGAGGCCTTTCAATTCTTAGAAGAAAATGATTTCTCAGAGATGGAAGAGGGTAAATATGAAATAGATGGCGATAATATCTTTGCTATAGTAGATTCCTATGAAACTAAATCTCAAGAAGAGGGGGTTTGGGAAGGACATCGTGAGTATATTGATATTCAGTATCTTGTAGAAGGAACTGAATTAATGGGCTATTCTAATTTAGAAAGAATGGAGCTTGATGAATATGATGAAGATAATGACTTTTTAACTTTTGCAGGTAATGGTGATTTTATTGCAGTTGAGCCAGGAAATTTTGTAGTCTTTATGCCTCAAGATATTCATATGCCTGGTATTTGTCTAGCTGATGGTCAAGAAGCCAAAAAAGTGATTGTAAAGGTTAAAGTTGATTAA
- a CDS encoding sugar kinase, producing MLDVVTLGETMVMMNPVEAGSLKYIYDYKKQLGGAESNFAIGLARLDHQVGWFSKLGDDPHGEYVKSFIRGEGVDTSQVKFTSQAPTGLFFKERRELGESNVYYYRHGSAASKMKPEDLSEDYIAQAKYLHLTGITPALSESCHNTILKAIKIAKENNVKVSLDPNLRLKLWSKERMREVMLDLFKKVDVVLPGMEEGEILLGTDDPTEIAEEILNLGAEIVVVKLGAKGALVANKDSKEKVAGYPVERVVDPIGAGDGFAAGFISGQLRGKDLVESTRLANAVGAFATTVIGDVEGLPTREEVEVFTGEKEAITR from the coding sequence ATGCTAGATGTAGTTACTCTTGGAGAGACTATGGTGATGATGAATCCTGTAGAAGCAGGGAGTCTAAAGTATATTTATGATTATAAAAAGCAATTAGGAGGAGCGGAAAGTAATTTTGCTATTGGCTTAGCTAGATTAGATCATCAAGTAGGTTGGTTTAGTAAATTAGGAGATGATCCACATGGGGAGTATGTGAAATCTTTTATTAGAGGAGAGGGAGTGGATACTTCCCAAGTTAAGTTTACTTCTCAGGCTCCTACAGGATTATTCTTTAAAGAAAGAAGAGAATTAGGAGAGAGTAATGTTTATTATTATCGGCATGGGTCAGCAGCTAGTAAAATGAAGCCAGAAGATCTATCTGAAGATTATATTGCCCAAGCTAAGTATTTACATTTAACAGGTATTACACCTGCACTAAGTGAATCTTGTCACAATACAATTTTAAAAGCAATTAAAATAGCTAAAGAGAATAATGTTAAGGTTTCTTTAGACCCTAACTTGCGTTTAAAATTGTGGAGTAAAGAAAGAATGCGAGAAGTTATGTTAGATTTATTTAAGAAGGTAGATGTTGTATTACCAGGAATGGAAGAAGGAGAAATTTTGTTAGGAACAGATGATCCAACAGAGATAGCTGAAGAAATTTTAAATTTAGGTGCAGAGATTGTGGTAGTTAAATTAGGAGCCAAAGGTGCTTTGGTAGCTAACAAAGATAGTAAGGAAAAAGTAGCAGGTTATCCAGTAGAGAGAGTTGTAGATCCAATTGGAGCAGGAGATGGTTTTGCAGCTGGATTTATTTCTGGTCAATTAAGAGGAAAAGATTTAGTAGAATCTACTAGATTAGCTAATGCAGTAGGTGCTTTTGCTACTACAGTTATTGGTGACGTAGAGGGACTACCTACTAGAGAAGAAGTGGAAGTATTTACGGGAGAGAAAGAAGCTATTACTAGATAG
- a CDS encoding bifunctional 4-hydroxy-2-oxoglutarate aldolase/2-dehydro-3-deoxy-phosphogluconate aldolase produces MEKQENLQTIIDSGVVAVIRGMEVDKVVNIVDALLEGEVKALEITLNSPGAINLIEEVSERVEDTDAIVGAGTVLDGETARDAILAGAEFIFAPNLNQDVIKVCNRYGKVVVPGVMTPTEIVNAYQVGADLVKVFPAGVMGPKYIKSIKGPLDHIPMMPTGGVGIDNAADFIEAGVVALGVGSALMDKEAIANENYEVITEKAKKLTQIVEETRESLA; encoded by the coding sequence GTGGAAAAACAAGAGAATCTACAAACAATTATAGATAGTGGAGTTGTAGCAGTTATTAGAGGTATGGAAGTAGATAAAGTAGTTAATATTGTTGATGCTCTATTAGAAGGAGAAGTAAAAGCTTTAGAAATAACTTTAAATTCTCCTGGTGCTATAAATTTAATTGAAGAAGTATCAGAAAGGGTAGAGGATACAGATGCAATTGTAGGAGCTGGAACAGTATTAGATGGTGAAACAGCCCGAGATGCTATCCTAGCTGGAGCTGAATTTATCTTTGCTCCTAACTTAAATCAAGATGTGATTAAAGTTTGTAATCGCTATGGGAAAGTAGTGGTTCCAGGAGTTATGACTCCAACTGAAATTGTTAATGCTTATCAAGTTGGAGCAGATTTAGTAAAGGTATTTCCGGCGGGAGTTATGGGGCCAAAATATATTAAGAGTATCAAAGGACCACTAGACCATATTCCAATGATGCCTACAGGTGGTGTTGGTATAGATAATGCTGCAGACTTTATTGAGGCTGGAGTAGTAGCACTTGGAGTTGGAAGTGCTTTAATGGATAAAGAAGCCATAGCAAATGAGAATTATGAAGTGATAACTGAAAAGGCTAAAAAGTTAACTCAAATTGTAGAAGAGACTAGAGAGTCATTAGCTTAA
- the ilvD gene encoding dihydroxy-acid dehydratase produces MLKSQKLREVGVEIDPLRLAAGWDRDDLSKPQILVDSTYGPSHPGSFHLDRVVDKIANGVGNVGAKPAEFTVTDICDGVAQGHDGMNYSLVSREMIANMVEIHALGHPYDGVVLTSSCDKAIPAHLMAAARVDMPVIHVPGGTMSPGKDGLTLEKIGTYAAQLERGEITEEEFTKYQNEACPSCGSCQFMGTANTMQVIAEALGLALPGSALAPTKDEVLDDFAQRAGEQILDLVKEDINPSYILTKKAFENAITLHAAVAGSTNALLHIPAIAYEAGIEIEPDLFDEIHRRTPYLANVIPSGEYSCEALWYAGGVPAVMEEIKDLLHLDQMTVTGKTLGENLKKLKKDGFIGDCRAKFTDNYSVEIDDVLVSREEPISDEGAVAILKGNLAPEGAVVKHSAVAKEMHQHVGSARVFDCEEEARDAIINQNIEPGDVIFIRYEGPKGTGMPEMFYTTEAIASDPELVSTTALITDGRYSGATRGPAIGHVSPEAAAGGPIALVENRDLIKINIPERKLEIVGVAGEEKEAHEIEEILAARKEEWTKPDVGAKSGVLAQYAKLATSPMKGGYMK; encoded by the coding sequence ATGCTAAAGAGTCAGAAACTAAGAGAAGTAGGAGTTGAAATTGATCCTTTACGCTTGGCTGCAGGTTGGGATAGAGATGATTTATCTAAACCCCAAATTTTGGTTGATAGTACTTACGGGCCAAGCCATCCGGGTAGTTTTCATTTAGATAGAGTTGTTGATAAGATAGCTAACGGAGTAGGTAATGTAGGAGCTAAACCAGCTGAATTTACAGTAACTGATATCTGTGATGGGGTAGCCCAAGGCCATGATGGAATGAATTATTCTCTTGTTTCACGAGAAATGATTGCTAATATGGTTGAGATTCATGCTTTGGGTCATCCGTATGATGGAGTTGTACTGACCTCTTCTTGTGATAAAGCAATTCCAGCCCATTTAATGGCAGCGGCTAGAGTTGATATGCCAGTAATTCATGTACCAGGTGGAACTATGAGCCCTGGGAAAGATGGTTTAACTTTAGAGAAGATAGGTACCTATGCTGCTCAATTAGAGCGAGGAGAGATTACAGAAGAAGAATTCACAAAGTATCAAAATGAGGCTTGTCCAAGTTGTGGTTCCTGTCAGTTTATGGGGACGGCTAATACTATGCAGGTTATTGCTGAAGCATTAGGTTTAGCGCTACCTGGTTCTGCTTTAGCTCCAACTAAAGATGAAGTTCTTGATGACTTTGCTCAACGGGCTGGAGAGCAGATTTTGGATTTAGTTAAAGAAGATATTAACCCAAGTTATATTTTGACTAAGAAGGCTTTCGAGAATGCAATTACTCTTCATGCAGCAGTAGCTGGTTCTACAAATGCTTTGTTACATATTCCAGCTATAGCTTATGAAGCTGGTATTGAGATTGAGCCAGATTTATTTGATGAGATTCATCGACGCACTCCTTATTTGGCTAATGTAATTCCAAGCGGAGAATATTCTTGTGAGGCTTTATGGTATGCTGGAGGAGTACCAGCAGTAATGGAAGAGATTAAAGACTTATTACACCTTGACCAGATGACAGTTACAGGTAAGACTTTAGGCGAAAATTTAAAGAAACTAAAGAAAGATGGATTTATTGGTGACTGTAGAGCTAAATTTACAGATAATTACTCTGTTGAAATAGATGATGTTTTAGTTTCTAGAGAAGAACCAATTTCTGATGAAGGGGCTGTAGCTATTTTAAAAGGTAATCTAGCTCCAGAAGGTGCTGTTGTTAAACATTCTGCAGTAGCTAAAGAGATGCACCAACACGTTGGCTCAGCTCGTGTTTTTGACTGTGAAGAAGAGGCAAGAGACGCAATTATTAATCAGAATATTGAACCAGGTGATGTGATATTTATTCGTTATGAAGGGCCAAAGGGTACTGGAATGCCTGAAATGTTTTATACAACAGAGGCAATTGCTTCTGACCCAGAGTTAGTATCTACTACTGCCTTAATTACAGATGGTCGTTACTCAGGTGCCACTCGTGGTCCAGCTATTGGCCATGTTTCTCCCGAAGCAGCAGCAGGAGGGCCAATCGCTTTGGTAGAGAATCGAGATTTGATTAAAATTAATATTCCAGAGCGTAAACTAGAGATTGTAGGAGTTGCTGGAGAAGAGAAAGAAGCTCATGAGATTGAGGAAATATTAGCAGCTAGAAAAGAAGAGTGGACTAAACCAGATGTAGGAGCTAAAAGCGGGGTCTTGGCCCAATATGCTAAGTTAGCTACTTCTCCAATGAAAGGTGGATATATGAAATAA
- a CDS encoding AraC family transcriptional regulator has protein sequence MSRKMQFHNINNQFNHTDLKVHQCGFEDCNPKHSWGPGVRDYFLIHYVFAGQGTFKKENKEYKIKDKQAFLICPNVVSSYQADTDNPWTYAWVGFNGLKAETYLDLASFNQENPVLPRVEDDSIIEIFNKLNDIEKLNQNKEIKLLGLLYLLISRLIETNGSHLSYHNNLNNQKEGYIKRAISFIENNYHRKITVSELANYVGIDRSYLWSIFKKKVSTSPQQFIIHFKINKARELMKKSNISIREVAQSVGYKDPLAFSKIFKKKEGISPAEFKKHFQK, from the coding sequence ATGTCAAGGAAAATGCAATTTCATAATATTAATAATCAATTTAATCATACTGATTTAAAAGTCCATCAGTGTGGCTTTGAAGACTGTAATCCTAAGCATTCTTGGGGCCCTGGAGTTAGAGATTACTTTTTAATTCATTATGTTTTCGCAGGGCAAGGTACCTTTAAAAAAGAAAATAAAGAATACAAAATAAAAGATAAACAAGCATTTTTAATATGTCCTAATGTTGTCTCTTCTTATCAAGCCGATACAGATAATCCTTGGACTTATGCTTGGGTTGGTTTTAATGGATTAAAAGCAGAAACATACTTAGATTTAGCAAGTTTTAATCAAGAGAATCCTGTTTTACCAAGAGTGGAAGATGATTCAATTATAGAAATTTTTAATAAATTAAATGATATTGAGAAATTAAACCAAAATAAAGAAATAAAATTATTAGGGCTCCTTTATCTTCTTATATCTAGATTAATTGAAACAAATGGTAGTCACCTATCCTATCATAACAATCTAAATAACCAAAAAGAAGGATATATAAAAAGAGCTATAAGTTTCATAGAAAATAATTATCACAGAAAAATAACTGTTAGTGAACTTGCAAATTACGTGGGTATAGATAGAAGCTATCTGTGGTCCATCTTTAAGAAAAAGGTTAGTACTTCTCCACAACAATTTATCATTCATTTTAAAATAAATAAAGCTCGTGAACTAATGAAAAAATCTAATATATCTATTAGGGAAGTAGCTCAATCAGTAGGCTACAAAGACCCTCTGGCTTTTTCTAAAATATTTAAAAAGAAAGAGGGAATCTCTCCAGCAGAATTTAAAAAGCATTTTCAAAAATAA
- the ilvD gene encoding dihydroxy-acid dehydratase, producing the protein MRRSKDILSQPEWSNVRALYKSNGYTDEELDKPIVAVVNSFNTICPGHYNLKELAQQVREGIRAAGGTPVEFGTIGACDGMAMGHDGMNHILPTRELIANDIEMMMQAHRIDAMVLLGSCDKIVPGMLMAAARLDLPSILVNGGPTLPGKLEENNPYGGEYIDHSIIQQSLGSLQDGLMSEEEYLWLEDNACPTVGSCAMLGTANTMCCLSEAVGMSLPGSASIPAVYSKRKAVAYQTGKVILDLIEEEITARDIITKNSLANAIKVNSAIGGSTNTVLHILAIAYEAGIDLDLDDFGELSSQIPHLVPLIPGGSYTLLDFYEAGGVPAVMKELSSQLKLDSLTVTGKKVEDNIAQSETKDEEVINKVQDVANKTGGIAVLKGNLAPDGAITKPSAIPKEAHQFKGPAVVFENEQEALAGIKAGQVKPGDVVVIRNEGPIGGPGMPEMYKPMKLLVGKGLGSQVCVVTDGRFSGSNNGCFVGHISPEAAEGGPIGAVEEGDIISVDIKQGTIEVEAEDFIVRCEELEADTSCDCTGYLYNYSQLVTSAANGAVIPNRSN; encoded by the coding sequence ATGCGACGAAGTAAAGATATTCTTTCCCAACCAGAATGGTCTAATGTTAGAGCCTTATATAAATCTAATGGATATACAGATGAAGAATTGGATAAACCTATTGTTGCTGTAGTTAATTCCTTTAATACTATCTGCCCTGGCCATTATAATTTAAAGGAGTTGGCCCAGCAGGTTAGAGAAGGAATTAGAGCAGCAGGAGGAACCCCGGTTGAATTTGGGACAATTGGAGCTTGTGATGGCATGGCTATGGGTCATGATGGCATGAATCATATTCTTCCTACTAGAGAACTAATTGCTAATGATATAGAAATGATGATGCAAGCTCATCGAATAGATGCTATGGTTTTATTAGGTTCGTGTGATAAGATTGTTCCTGGTATGCTAATGGCTGCAGCTCGTCTTGATCTACCATCTATTTTAGTTAATGGTGGGCCAACTTTACCAGGCAAATTAGAGGAGAATAACCCTTATGGAGGAGAATATATTGATCATTCAATTATTCAGCAGTCATTAGGATCTTTACAAGATGGATTGATGAGTGAAGAGGAATACTTATGGCTAGAGGATAATGCTTGTCCTACAGTTGGTTCTTGTGCTATGTTAGGAACGGCTAATACTATGTGTTGTTTATCGGAAGCGGTGGGTATGTCTTTACCTGGAAGTGCATCTATTCCAGCAGTCTATAGCAAGCGGAAGGCAGTTGCTTATCAGACTGGTAAAGTAATATTAGATTTAATAGAAGAAGAGATAACTGCTAGAGATATTATTACCAAAAATTCTTTAGCTAATGCAATAAAGGTTAACTCAGCAATTGGGGGATCTACGAATACTGTATTACACATTCTAGCTATTGCTTATGAGGCAGGTATTGATCTAGATTTAGATGATTTTGGGGAATTGAGTAGTCAAATTCCTCATCTTGTGCCCTTAATACCTGGTGGTTCTTATACTTTGCTTGATTTTTATGAAGCTGGAGGAGTTCCAGCAGTGATGAAAGAGTTAAGTTCTCAACTTAAGTTAGATTCTTTGACAGTAACAGGTAAGAAAGTAGAAGATAATATTGCTCAATCTGAAACTAAAGATGAAGAAGTAATTAATAAAGTTCAAGATGTAGCTAATAAAACTGGGGGGATAGCAGTGCTTAAGGGGAATTTGGCCCCAGATGGAGCTATTACAAAGCCATCAGCAATTCCTAAAGAAGCTCATCAGTTTAAAGGACCTGCGGTAGTATTTGAAAATGAGCAAGAAGCTTTAGCAGGAATAAAAGCTGGGCAGGTAAAACCAGGAGATGTAGTAGTTATTAGAAATGAAGGACCTATAGGTGGCCCTGGTATGCCAGAGATGTATAAGCCAATGAAATTATTAGTAGGTAAAGGATTAGGTAGCCAGGTTTGTGTAGTTACAGATGGCCGTTTTTCTGGTTCTAATAATGGTTGTTTTGTAGGGCACATTTCTCCTGAAGCAGCTGAAGGAGGGCCAATTGGAGCAGTAGAAGAAGGGGATATTATTTCTGTTGATATCAAGCAAGGAACAATTGAAGTTGAAGCAGAAGATTTTATAGTGCGGTGTGAAGAACTAGAAGCAGATACAAGTTGTGATTGTACGGGATATCTCTATAATTATTCTCAGTTAGTTACTTCTGCAGCTAATGGAGCTGTAATCCCCAATCGTAGTAATTAA
- a CDS encoding transposase yields MINYTKLIYQLKRKLSTFSDKITKNLSKPKSKFIFQILYGLLESQSILLSEISRALKEDITLKKVIDRLSRNCKNFDQRSTVMNNYINSVKTCINENTIFCCDKSDIVKPASKKLEALDQVRDGSTGKINDGYDTFEIAALTEEHEMPLSVYSRVYSTKEKGFKSQNIETIKGLDFVKSHFGNQGIYALDRWYDNNRFYKYFTKNNDECNFVIRAKKTRNVIYKGQTMNILDVAKFYKGKYVANFKDKNNNPQKAKYSYAEIKLPAMPDKDLTMVIVKGLGLTPMILISNLAPESKKLTKTIFEAYLKRWKVEEYFRFKKQQFNLENIRVRSLNSIRTMDLLLSILIGFIAMLSEKRNKTKLNMWITKLSERIYDIPEFDYYAIATGIYNIFKKTRTGIQSFINKNIKYQQSQQLMLSKLLL; encoded by the coding sequence ATGATTAATTATACCAAACTTATCTATCAATTGAAACGAAAATTATCAACTTTTTCAGATAAAATCACTAAAAATTTATCAAAACCAAAATCTAAATTCATTTTTCAAATATTATATGGTCTATTAGAAAGTCAATCTATATTATTAAGTGAAATTTCTAGAGCTTTAAAAGAAGATATAACATTAAAAAAAGTAATTGATCGTTTATCTCGCAATTGTAAAAATTTTGATCAAAGATCAACAGTTATGAATAATTATATTAATTCAGTTAAAACATGCATTAACGAAAACACAATTTTTTGTTGTGATAAATCTGATATAGTTAAACCTGCAAGCAAAAAATTAGAAGCATTAGACCAAGTTCGTGATGGAAGCACTGGGAAAATTAACGATGGTTATGATACTTTTGAAATTGCAGCATTAACAGAAGAACATGAGATGCCGCTTTCTGTATATTCTCGGGTTTATTCTACTAAAGAAAAAGGATTCAAAAGTCAGAATATAGAGACTATCAAAGGTCTTGATTTTGTTAAATCACACTTTGGGAATCAAGGTATTTATGCCTTAGATCGTTGGTACGATAATAATCGTTTTTATAAATATTTTACAAAAAACAATGATGAATGTAATTTTGTTATTAGAGCTAAAAAAACTAGAAATGTTATTTATAAAGGGCAAACAATGAATATATTAGATGTAGCAAAGTTTTACAAAGGTAAATATGTTGCTAATTTTAAAGATAAAAACAATAATCCCCAAAAAGCAAAGTATAGTTATGCTGAAATAAAACTTCCTGCTATGCCAGATAAAGATTTAACTATGGTTATAGTAAAAGGGCTTGGGCTAACCCCTATGATATTAATTAGTAATTTAGCTCCTGAATCAAAAAAACTTACTAAAACTATATTTGAAGCATACTTAAAAAGATGGAAAGTAGAAGAATACTTTCGATTTAAAAAACAACAATTCAATTTAGAAAATATTAGAGTCAGATCTTTAAATAGTATTAGAACTATGGATTTGCTACTTAGTATTTTAATTGGTTTTATTGCTATGCTGTCAGAAAAGCGAAATAAAACTAAATTAAATATGTGGATAACTAAATTATCTGAAAGAATTTATGATATCCCCGAATTTGATTATTATGCAATAGCTACTGGAATTTATAATATTTTCAAGAAAACCCGAACAGGTATCCAAAGTTTTATTAATAAAAATATCAAATACCAACAATCACAACAATTAATGTTGTCTAAACTATTGCTATAA
- a CDS encoding C-terminal binding protein has protein sequence MSKFKVMVTDYEYETLEYEEKVLEEIDAQFLKAQARTEEEVIEAAPEDIEGLLVQYAQIGEKVFKALPDLKVVARYGIGVDTVDLKAATEYGVKVVNVAEYCQDEVSDQALALLLACARKTVLLNNDVKAGNWDFNVGKPIYRLRGRSLGIVGFGKIPHKLAEKTAAFGLELLVYDPFVDEGVEEEYGVELVELDELMEKADFISVHAPLNEKTRHMISTKEFKLMKESAFIVNTARGAVIDEAALIEALENEELAGAGLDVTEQEPIEKDNPLLEMDNVIINPHVGWYSEDALVELKTRAAEGVADVLVDNKPKYLVNQDVLDK, from the coding sequence ATGTCTAAATTTAAAGTGATGGTTACTGATTATGAATATGAAACTTTAGAGTATGAAGAAAAGGTATTAGAGGAGATTGATGCTCAATTTTTAAAGGCACAAGCTAGAACTGAGGAAGAAGTTATCGAGGCAGCTCCTGAAGATATAGAAGGTTTGTTAGTTCAGTATGCTCAAATAGGCGAAAAAGTATTTAAGGCCTTACCTGATTTAAAAGTTGTAGCTCGGTATGGGATAGGAGTAGATACAGTAGATTTAAAAGCAGCAACTGAATATGGAGTTAAGGTGGTTAATGTAGCAGAGTATTGTCAAGATGAAGTATCAGATCAAGCTTTAGCTTTATTACTAGCCTGTGCTAGAAAGACTGTCTTACTGAACAATGATGTTAAGGCAGGAAATTGGGACTTTAATGTTGGAAAACCAATTTATCGATTGCGAGGTAGGAGTTTAGGAATTGTTGGTTTTGGAAAAATTCCCCATAAATTAGCAGAGAAGACTGCAGCTTTTGGACTTGAATTATTAGTTTATGATCCCTTTGTAGATGAAGGTGTAGAGGAGGAATATGGAGTTGAATTAGTTGAGTTAGATGAATTAATGGAAAAAGCAGACTTTATATCAGTTCATGCACCTTTAAATGAGAAGACAAGACATATGATTAGCACTAAAGAATTTAAGTTAATGAAAGAATCAGCTTTTATTGTTAATACAGCTAGAGGTGCAGTAATAGATGAAGCAGCATTAATTGAAGCATTAGAAAATGAAGAATTAGCTGGAGCTGGTTTAGATGTAACAGAACAAGAGCCAATTGAAAAGGATAATCCATTATTAGAGATGGATAATGTAATTATTAATCCTCATGTGGGTTGGTATTCTGAAGATGCACTAGTCGAATTAAAAACAAGAGCAGCCGAAGGGGTTGCAGATGTATTAGTTGATAACAAACCTAAGTACTTAGTTAATCAAGATGTGTTAGATAAATAA
- the dgoD gene encoding galactonate dehydratase, protein MKITNLETFIVPPRWLFLKVETDEGISGWGEPVVEGRAKTVKAAVEELSEYLIGKDPLRIEDHWQVLYRSGFYRGGPILMSAIAGIDQALWDIKGKYYDAPIYELLGGACRDSIRVYSWIGGDRPSDVGKAAKKRKEVGFTAIKMNATEELQYIDSNKKVAEVVDRVAAVREEVGEDFGIGVDFHGRVHKPMAKVLAKELEPYNLMFIEEPVLPENNEVLKEITKQTRTPIATGERMFSRWDFKDLLAKGYVDIIQPDLSHAGGITECKKIAAMAEAYDVAVAFHCPLGPIALASCLQVDATAHNAYIQEQSLGIHYNQGSDILEYLVDPSVFDYQGGYVEIPQRSGLGIEIDEEHVRKMAQEGHNWKNPVWRHQDGTVAEW, encoded by the coding sequence ATGAAGATCACTAACTTAGAAACCTTTATTGTTCCTCCGAGATGGTTATTTTTAAAAGTTGAAACTGATGAAGGAATTAGTGGTTGGGGGGAACCAGTAGTAGAAGGAAGGGCCAAGACAGTAAAAGCTGCTGTAGAAGAATTAAGTGAGTATTTAATTGGAAAAGATCCTCTTAGAATAGAAGATCACTGGCAAGTTTTATACAGAAGTGGTTTTTATCGTGGCGGGCCAATCTTAATGAGTGCTATTGCAGGAATTGATCAAGCACTTTGGGATATTAAAGGAAAGTATTATGATGCTCCTATTTATGAACTATTAGGTGGAGCTTGTCGGGATTCAATTAGGGTTTATTCCTGGATTGGTGGCGATAGACCAAGTGATGTAGGTAAAGCTGCTAAAAAAAGAAAGGAAGTAGGCTTTACTGCTATTAAGATGAATGCAACTGAGGAATTACAGTATATTGATTCTAATAAGAAAGTAGCAGAAGTGGTAGATAGAGTGGCTGCAGTGCGAGAAGAGGTAGGAGAAGATTTTGGTATTGGAGTCGACTTTCATGGTCGGGTTCACAAACCAATGGCCAAGGTTTTAGCTAAGGAGTTGGAACCATATAATTTAATGTTTATTGAAGAGCCAGTACTACCAGAGAATAATGAAGTATTAAAGGAAATTACGAAGCAAACTAGAACTCCAATTGCAACAGGAGAAAGAATGTTCTCTCGTTGGGACTTTAAAGATTTACTAGCCAAGGGATATGTAGATATTATCCAACCTGATCTTTCTCACGCTGGAGGAATTACCGAATGTAAAAAGATTGCTGCTATGGCTGAAGCTTATGATGTAGCAGTAGCTTTTCATTGTCCATTAGGGCCAATTGCCTTAGCATCCTGTTTACAGGTAGATGCTACAGCTCATAATGCCTATATCCAAGAACAGAGCTTAGGAATTCACTATAATCAAGGAAGTGATATATTAGAATATTTAGTTGACCCATCTGTATTTGATTATCAGGGGGGTTATGTGGAGATTCCTCAGAGGTCTGGTTTAGGGATTGAAATTGATGAGGAGCATGTACGAAAGATGGCCCAAGAAGGGCATAATTGGAAGAATCCAGTTTGGCGTCACCAGGATGGAACAGTTGCTGAGTGGTAA